In Tepidimicrobium xylanilyticum, one DNA window encodes the following:
- a CDS encoding nucleoside hydrolase yields MKKIIFDCDNTMGLYGKDVDDGLALLYLLGRKDVNLIGVTTTFGNSTIEDVHNNTVEMFNELDIKHIPLKKGAPNTNNRQSEAAEFLVEMVNRFPQNVTILATGSLTNLYGAYEIDMNFFKKVKEIVLMGGITKPLVIQGKIMNELNFSSDPLATYTILSSSSKVTILTGHICLQATFGEEEFTRLIKENYIKSYKYIRNKSYEWYKYFTDSYNTKEFYNWDIVAAVYTTNPELFIDSIENVISTEDDLKTGFLKIDNNAKKGYKVNIPTTIKDKVKFNELVFEAWKMDKGNI; encoded by the coding sequence ATGAAAAAGATTATATTTGACTGCGACAATACAATGGGGTTATATGGTAAGGATGTAGATGATGGACTTGCTCTACTTTATCTTCTTGGAAGAAAAGATGTGAACCTTATTGGAGTTACCACTACATTTGGTAACAGCACAATAGAAGATGTACATAACAATACAGTAGAAATGTTTAATGAATTAGATATAAAGCATATTCCACTTAAAAAAGGTGCTCCCAATACAAACAACCGACAAAGTGAAGCAGCAGAATTCCTTGTAGAAATGGTAAATAGATTTCCTCAGAATGTAACAATTCTAGCTACAGGCTCACTAACCAATCTATATGGTGCATATGAAATTGATATGAATTTCTTCAAAAAAGTCAAGGAAATTGTATTAATGGGAGGAATAACTAAACCATTAGTAATACAAGGAAAAATTATGAATGAGCTTAATTTTTCCTCAGACCCTCTAGCTACATATACAATTTTAAGCTCTAGTAGTAAGGTAACCATATTGACTGGACACATATGCTTACAAGCTACTTTTGGAGAAGAAGAATTTACTCGTTTAATCAAAGAAAACTATATTAAAAGTTATAAATATATTAGGAATAAATCCTATGAATGGTACAAATATTTTACCGATTCCTATAATACAAAGGAATTTTACAACTGGGATATTGTAGCAGCAGTATATACAACTAACCCTGAATTATTTATAGATAGTATTGAGAATGTAATATCCACTGAAGATGATTTAAAAACAGGTTTTCTTAAAATAGATAACAATGCAAAAAAAGGTTATAAAGTAAATATACCAACTACTATAAAAGACAAAGTTAAATTTAATGAACTTGTCTTTGAAGCATGGAAAATGGACAAGGGGAACATATAA
- a CDS encoding response regulator transcription factor translates to MYKVLIIEDDEKLRNLIKDGLVRYNYDVSIVNDYSNIKGEFIKAEPHLVLMDINLPNYDGFFWCREIRSISKVPIMFISGRFSDMDQVMAIENGGDDYIVKPFSFDLLMAKIKGVMRRVYGEYAETFSRDVLEVDGLYLFPRQNIIQWNHQKVELSKKEFALIYILLKNLDNIVSREELLEELWDDKDFVDDNTLSVNIARLRKRLEDIGIYESIQTKRGQGYCMVKTWNR, encoded by the coding sequence ATGTATAAGGTGTTAATTATTGAAGATGATGAGAAGCTTAGAAATTTAATAAAGGATGGACTTGTAAGGTATAATTATGACGTATCAATAGTAAATGATTATTCCAATATAAAGGGAGAATTTATTAAGGCAGAACCACACCTAGTATTGATGGACATAAATCTTCCGAACTATGATGGATTTTTTTGGTGCAGGGAGATAAGGAGTATCTCTAAAGTTCCAATAATGTTCATATCAGGAAGATTTTCAGATATGGACCAGGTCATGGCCATAGAAAATGGTGGAGATGATTATATAGTCAAACCCTTTTCATTCGATTTATTAATGGCCAAAATAAAAGGAGTCATGAGAAGAGTCTATGGAGAATATGCCGAAACCTTCTCGCGTGATGTCTTGGAGGTGGATGGTCTGTACCTTTTTCCTAGACAAAATATAATTCAGTGGAATCATCAGAAGGTAGAGCTTAGCAAAAAAGAATTTGCACTAATATATATACTCCTTAAAAACTTAGATAATATCGTTTCCAGAGAAGAACTGTTGGAAGAGCTTTGGGATGATAAGGATTTTGTAGATGATAATACTTTATCTGTAAATATTGCAAGGCTTAGAAAGAGATTAGAAGATATAGGAATATATGAGTCAATACAGACTAAAAGAGGTCAGGGATATTGTATGGTTAAAACTTGGAATAGGTGA
- a CDS encoding YitT family protein codes for MASELSKRLNTKEIIKKIIIIIIGNLFCSIAFNVFFIPNRLLSGGVGGLAIIIQYLTGIPTGISVFFLNIPIFLIGSRLIDREFAFFAFISMLIYSSILTITRGLGSHFIVDDIILASVFGGVFNGIGMGLMFRNRASQGGFDIIAAILKKKYNVNIGSGLMAANTVIVSLSSFLFGYKSAMYTLIAMYIGYAVVDKVQIGFNVKKNVIIVSEKADLVAEAILNRLHRGVTFLEGMGGYTHENKKVIYCIVTSRETAKLKEIVEEIDPMAFFTVNDVVEVKGKGFKNVGI; via the coding sequence ATGGCATCTGAATTATCTAAAAGATTAAATACTAAAGAAATTATTAAAAAAATAATTATTATCATAATAGGCAATTTATTCTGCTCCATCGCCTTTAATGTATTCTTTATACCTAATAGGCTTTTAAGCGGTGGTGTTGGGGGATTAGCAATTATAATCCAGTATTTAACGGGAATACCAACAGGTATATCTGTGTTCTTTTTGAATATTCCTATTTTCTTGATAGGTTCTAGATTAATAGACAGAGAGTTTGCATTTTTTGCTTTTATATCGATGTTAATATATTCTTCCATACTGACAATAACAAGGGGATTAGGATCCCATTTTATAGTTGATGATATAATTCTTGCTTCAGTATTTGGAGGAGTATTTAATGGAATTGGAATGGGTTTAATGTTTAGAAACAGGGCTTCCCAAGGAGGTTTCGATATAATAGCAGCTATTTTGAAGAAGAAATACAATGTGAATATAGGTTCTGGCCTAATGGCAGCAAATACGGTAATAGTATCACTGTCCTCCTTTTTATTTGGATACAAATCTGCAATGTATACATTAATAGCCATGTATATTGGTTATGCTGTAGTTGATAAGGTACAAATAGGATTTAATGTTAAGAAAAATGTAATTATAGTTTCTGAAAAGGCAGACTTAGTAGCTGAGGCAATTCTTAATAGGCTTCATAGAGGTGTTACTTTTCTTGAAGGAATGGGAGGATATACCCATGAAAATAAAAAGGTAATATATTGTATAGTAACTTCTAGAGAAACTGCTAAATTAAAGGAAATTGTAGAAGAAATAGACCCCATGGCTTTCTTTACTGTAAATGATGTAGTGGAAGTAAAGGGGAAAGGGTTTAAAAATGTAGGCATATGA
- a CDS encoding amidohydrolase family protein, giving the protein MLLIKGGTVHDGKGRILENTDILINNNLIEDIGNSIEVSENVEVYNAKGKVIFPGFIDSLNVWGAKGPGWGDDDLSELSDPVTPQMDVVYSFDQDNMCFQRVFEYGITSAGLAPSTSNVLGGYMAVFKTYGEHPYRMLVKDKVGQVASISSKTKAIYGKRNTCPMTKMGAVSLLREAIIKAMNYKENHKEYDSKNHALQLIINRKVPLMINCNTKSEMDAIELALKDLSVDIVFTGAFGVDEHTGYILDDKFSVILGDLTGHMSYVNTQVDFEGIKRLMERGVDIAISSCGDNVASGKESLLWNAILCYKNGLDAEDVLRMITSIPAKILGVDDRIGSIEIGKDADIVIWSDNPIKTYSAKVEASFINGQNILHSRRYNTCWS; this is encoded by the coding sequence ATGCTTTTAATAAAAGGTGGAACAGTTCATGATGGAAAAGGAAGGATACTTGAAAATACTGATATATTGATTAATAATAACCTTATTGAAGATATAGGAAACTCTATAGAGGTTTCTGAAAATGTGGAAGTTTACAATGCCAAAGGCAAGGTGATTTTTCCAGGCTTTATAGATTCCTTAAATGTATGGGGAGCTAAGGGGCCTGGCTGGGGAGATGATGATTTAAGTGAGCTATCAGACCCTGTTACTCCACAGATGGATGTAGTTTATTCCTTTGATCAGGATAACATGTGTTTTCAAAGGGTATTTGAATATGGGATAACTAGTGCAGGTCTAGCACCTTCCACTTCAAATGTACTTGGAGGATATATGGCAGTGTTTAAAACCTATGGAGAGCATCCATATAGGATGCTTGTAAAGGACAAGGTAGGGCAGGTAGCCTCTATATCATCAAAAACAAAGGCCATCTATGGTAAAAGAAATACTTGTCCAATGACTAAAATGGGAGCTGTTTCCTTGCTTAGGGAGGCCATAATTAAAGCTATGAACTACAAAGAAAATCACAAGGAATACGATTCAAAAAACCATGCCTTACAGTTGATTATAAATAGAAAGGTACCTTTAATGATAAACTGCAATACTAAATCTGAAATGGATGCTATAGAATTGGCCTTAAAGGATCTATCAGTAGATATAGTATTTACTGGTGCCTTTGGAGTAGATGAACATACTGGCTATATATTAGATGATAAATTTAGTGTCATTTTGGGAGACCTAACAGGGCATATGTCCTATGTAAACACTCAAGTGGATTTTGAAGGTATAAAAAGGCTAATGGAAAGAGGGGTTGATATAGCCATTAGTTCCTGTGGAGACAATGTGGCATCAGGTAAGGAATCCTTGCTATGGAATGCAATATTGTGTTATAAAAATGGCTTAGATGCAGAAGATGTTTTAAGGATGATCACTTCCATTCCAGCTAAAATACTTGGTGTAGATGATAGAATAGGCTCTATTGAGATAGGGAAAGATGCTGACATTGTCATCTGGTCAGATAATCCTATTAAGACTTATTCTGCTAAAGTTGAAGCTTCATTTATAAATGGACAAAATATCCTTCATTCTAGGAGGTATAATACATGTTGGTCATAA
- a CDS encoding amidohydrolase family protein, giving the protein MLVIKNARIYTSAGIVYEKGDILIENGKITDVGESLSCEQAEVIDCSGLVVIPGIVDAHSHIGGFGMDMTDQDLNEMTKNITPEVEAIYSIDTKSPMFQRVIKAGITTSAIAPGSGNVIGGLVCAVKSHGKNIKEMCIKNPIALKAALGGNPKGVYGKRNQLPMTRMGIASVLRDTLIKGREYMKKKEKGEAAFDVGLEHVCKVLKKEIPLKVHCEQFDMLTTIRIAEEFDIEFTLDHAWGASDFYDDIAEAKNLKGVIYGPVGVLLLPGECGKIDIYSLIELDKRGVPCAIMTDGPICNPDLIIVQAGEVVRFGGDIERVINMLTINPAKIIGVDDRVGSIEKGKDADLVIFEGMPALDTDARVRYTIINGNIVYSVDN; this is encoded by the coding sequence ATGTTGGTCATAAAGAATGCAAGAATATATACTTCGGCTGGTATAGTTTATGAAAAGGGAGACATACTTATAGAAAATGGGAAAATTACAGATGTTGGAGAGTCTTTAAGTTGTGAGCAAGCTGAAGTAATAGATTGTAGTGGACTTGTTGTCATACCTGGTATAGTAGATGCTCATAGCCATATTGGAGGCTTTGGTATGGATATGACGGACCAGGACTTAAATGAGATGACTAAAAATATCACTCCTGAAGTTGAGGCTATCTATTCAATAGATACTAAATCGCCAATGTTTCAACGGGTTATAAAGGCAGGGATTACTACTTCTGCTATTGCCCCAGGAAGTGGTAATGTTATAGGTGGACTTGTGTGTGCTGTAAAATCTCATGGTAAAAATATAAAAGAAATGTGTATTAAAAATCCTATAGCTTTAAAAGCAGCATTGGGCGGAAATCCTAAAGGGGTTTATGGCAAGAGAAATCAACTGCCTATGACACGTATGGGAATTGCAAGTGTTCTGAGGGATACCTTAATCAAAGGACGGGAATATATGAAAAAAAAGGAAAAGGGAGAGGCTGCTTTTGATGTAGGACTGGAACATGTATGTAAAGTCCTTAAAAAGGAAATCCCTTTAAAGGTCCACTGTGAACAGTTCGATATGCTTACAACAATTCGGATAGCGGAAGAATTTGACATAGAATTTACTTTAGATCATGCCTGGGGAGCTAGTGATTTCTATGATGATATTGCAGAAGCCAAGAATTTAAAGGGAGTAATATATGGTCCCGTAGGGGTATTATTGCTTCCAGGTGAATGCGGAAAAATTGATATATATAGTTTAATAGAACTGGATAAAAGGGGAGTTCCATGTGCAATAATGACAGATGGACCTATATGTAATCCTGACCTTATTATAGTTCAAGCTGGAGAAGTAGTAAGGTTTGGTGGTGATATTGAAAGGGTAATAAACATGCTCACAATAAATCCAGCTAAAATAATTGGAGTTGATGACCGAGTTGGCTCTATTGAAAAGGGCAAAGATGCAGATTTAGTTATTTTTGAAGGCATGCCTGCTTTAGATACTGATGCAAGGGTAAGATACACAATTATAAATGGTAATATAGTATATAGTGTAGATAATTAA
- the pcp gene encoding pyroglutamyl-peptidase I, whose translation MKVLVTGFDPFGGEKINPSIEAVKRLNDKIAGADIVKVEIPTVFYKSIRRLEKALDEEKPDIAICVGQAGGRSRISIERVAINISDGRIPDNEGNQPIDEVIFEEGDTAYFAKLPIKAMVKEMNKRNIPAEISNTAGTYVCNHLMYGLLYNIHKKYPNMKGGFIHIPFIPEQVIDKKGSPSMSLDLIVKGLTIAIETAIKYDEDIKEIGGEIH comes from the coding sequence GTGAAGGTTTTAGTTACAGGTTTTGATCCCTTTGGGGGAGAAAAAATAAATCCTTCTATTGAGGCTGTCAAAAGGCTAAATGACAAGATAGCAGGAGCAGATATAGTGAAAGTAGAAATACCAACTGTCTTCTATAAGTCCATTAGAAGGCTTGAGAAAGCTCTGGATGAGGAAAAACCAGATATTGCTATATGTGTGGGTCAAGCAGGTGGAAGGAGTAGGATAAGTATAGAAAGGGTAGCAATAAATATTAGCGATGGTAGGATTCCAGACAATGAAGGGAATCAACCTATTGATGAGGTAATATTTGAGGAGGGGGATACAGCTTATTTTGCTAAACTCCCTATTAAAGCTATGGTTAAGGAAATGAATAAAAGAAATATTCCAGCGGAAATATCAAATACAGCAGGGACATATGTGTGTAACCACCTAATGTATGGCCTTTTATATAATATCCATAAGAAATATCCAAATATGAAGGGAGGATTTATACATATACCATTTATACCAGAGCAAGTAATAGACAAAAAGGGTAGTCCCAGCATGTCTTTAGACCTTATAGTGAAAGGATTAACCATTGCTATAGAAACTGCCATTAAATACGATGAAGATATAAAGGAAATTGGCGGTGAAATTCATTAA
- a CDS encoding ABC transporter ATP-binding protein, protein MNVLETIGLSKIYGSKGKGIVVKALDDFSIAVHEGEFVGVMGPSGSGKTTLLNILATIDSPSSGQVFINGKNPHKLDKDKLALFRRRNLGFIFQDFNLLDTLSAKENIILPLVLEGKVQKEIDKRVKDVAKILNIEDILEKRTYEISGGQQQRVACARALINDPSIILADEPTGNLDSKASMDLMEALETINNKRGATIVMVTHDAFAASFCNRIIMIKDGRFFLEIVKNSSRQVFFKEILDSLSLIGGGYNETI, encoded by the coding sequence ATGAACGTATTAGAAACTATAGGATTATCTAAAATATATGGTTCTAAAGGAAAAGGAATAGTTGTAAAGGCATTAGACGATTTTTCCATTGCTGTCCATGAAGGAGAATTTGTAGGAGTCATGGGACCTTCAGGTAGTGGCAAAACTACACTTTTAAATATCCTTGCCACAATAGATTCACCTTCATCTGGTCAAGTATTTATAAATGGTAAGAATCCCCATAAGCTGGATAAGGATAAATTAGCCTTATTTAGAAGGAGAAATCTGGGATTTATATTTCAGGATTTTAACCTTCTGGATACCCTTTCAGCAAAGGAAAATATAATACTCCCTTTGGTTTTGGAAGGAAAGGTGCAGAAGGAAATTGATAAAAGGGTAAAAGACGTGGCTAAAATACTTAATATAGAGGATATATTAGAAAAAAGAACCTATGAAATTTCTGGAGGGCAACAACAGAGAGTAGCTTGTGCCAGAGCTTTAATAAATGATCCATCCATAATACTTGCAGATGAGCCTACAGGCAACTTAGATTCAAAAGCATCTATGGATTTAATGGAGGCTTTGGAAACCATAAATAATAAAAGGGGAGCTACAATTGTAATGGTTACTCATGATGCTTTTGCAGCAAGTTTTTGTAATAGAATCATAATGATTAAGGATGGGAGATTTTTCTTGGAGATAGTAAAGAATTCATCAAGACAAGTATTTTTCAAGGAAATACTGGATTCCCTTTCTTTAATTGGGGGTGGATATAATGAGACTATATGA
- a CDS encoding ABC transporter permease produces the protein MRLYDLAIRNLKGNAYRYIMYYLSNVFTIAVSFIFINFLFHPRLESGPLAPSGVVHVGAMNGIFICLIIIIIFTVLFIGYATSMFIKSRGKEFGLLSLFGMTNKQIRKYIMAESTIITILSIISGVLIGILFSKLFFMAMEAFMGIRLPFNISLMALLITVVVFFILFEVVNLLALVRIRNKEIVEQLKSSKIPKEIPKFSNKKSAFGVILLLIGYVTAWFVDGAFVILAMIPVVSIVVLGTYFIFTQFSIALANKLTKNPELFYKKANMVAFSQMIFKLKDTAKVLFLAAILGAITFTATETIYSFFTVVPNKMGLDNVPQDIAIVQKGENLYDEESINKAIDILKNNGLKVEGFHKVKLIKVINETIKDGEVNGGATVVISNSDYNRLASFEGREEVKVNKGEMIYNYPHPWPYTYEGIEERVFPYEAAIVIFNDERMELRVKGEVYGSATTLIMDSYDPLILNDEDFNRLSNMATDEDLIIFNGINVDRWKRSYKASLEVQDMLGEAYQGDYYSKVMPYREMRSLYGFTLFLGFFIAFLFFLATGSIIYFKLFNEIKQDGLEYGILKKIGITKKEMNSMITKQIAVIFFLPFVVSTLHSLFALKSLANLLDELLISNGLIVMVGYFIFQGIYFLIIRRIYINKINELTCTM, from the coding sequence ATGAGACTATATGATTTGGCCATTAGGAACTTAAAGGGCAATGCATATAGATATATAATGTACTATTTAAGTAATGTATTTACTATTGCTGTATCCTTCATATTTATAAACTTCTTATTTCATCCAAGGCTTGAAAGTGGCCCATTAGCTCCTAGTGGAGTGGTCCATGTTGGAGCAATGAATGGTATCTTTATATGCCTAATTATAATAATCATATTTACAGTTCTGTTTATTGGCTATGCAACTAGTATGTTTATTAAATCCAGAGGAAAGGAATTTGGACTTTTATCCTTGTTCGGAATGACAAATAAGCAAATAAGAAAATATATAATGGCAGAAAGCACCATAATTACAATACTATCCATAATAAGTGGAGTATTAATAGGGATTTTATTTTCAAAGCTTTTTTTCATGGCAATGGAAGCTTTTATGGGGATAAGGCTGCCCTTTAACATCTCTTTAATGGCCCTACTTATTACAGTTGTGGTCTTCTTTATACTGTTTGAAGTAGTTAACCTGTTAGCCTTAGTTAGAATAAGGAACAAGGAGATAGTAGAGCAGCTCAAATCATCTAAGATACCAAAGGAAATACCAAAGTTTTCAAACAAAAAATCAGCTTTTGGAGTTATCCTTTTACTTATAGGATATGTAACAGCTTGGTTTGTAGATGGGGCCTTTGTGATACTTGCTATGATACCAGTAGTATCAATAGTTGTCTTGGGAACATACTTCATATTCACTCAATTCAGTATAGCCCTAGCAAATAAATTGACAAAGAACCCAGAGCTGTTTTATAAGAAGGCTAATATGGTAGCTTTTTCTCAAATGATATTTAAATTGAAAGATACTGCCAAGGTATTGTTTTTGGCAGCTATATTGGGAGCTATAACCTTTACTGCAACTGAAACCATATATTCTTTTTTCACGGTAGTACCAAATAAAATGGGTTTAGATAATGTACCTCAGGATATTGCTATAGTTCAAAAAGGAGAGAATCTATATGATGAAGAAAGCATAAATAAAGCTATTGACATATTAAAAAACAATGGATTAAAAGTAGAAGGATTTCATAAAGTAAAGCTAATAAAGGTTATCAATGAAACTATTAAGGATGGGGAAGTAAATGGGGGAGCTACCGTAGTCATATCCAATTCCGACTATAATAGGTTGGCCAGCTTTGAAGGAAGGGAAGAGGTAAAAGTAAATAAAGGAGAAATGATCTACAATTATCCACATCCTTGGCCTTATACCTATGAAGGCATAGAAGAAAGGGTATTTCCATATGAAGCTGCTATAGTGATCTTTAATGATGAAAGAATGGAATTAAGAGTAAAGGGAGAAGTTTATGGTTCTGCAACCACATTGATTATGGACAGTTATGATCCTTTAATATTAAATGATGAAGATTTCAACAGATTATCTAATATGGCTACAGATGAGGATTTAATAATTTTTAATGGGATAAATGTTGATAGATGGAAAAGGTCATATAAAGCCTCATTAGAAGTTCAGGATATGCTAGGTGAGGCATATCAAGGGGACTATTATTCTAAAGTTATGCCCTATAGAGAAATGAGAAGCTTATATGGATTTACTCTGTTTCTAGGATTTTTCATTGCATTTTTGTTTTTCCTTGCTACTGGGAGTATAATCTACTTTAAATTATTTAATGAAATTAAACAGGATGGTCTTGAATATGGAATACTTAAGAAAATAGGAATTACTAAAAAGGAAATGAATAGTATGATAACAAAGCAAATAGCAGTTATATTCTTCTTGCCTTTTGTAGTAAGTACTCTACATTCCTTATTTGCCCTTAAGTCCTTGGCAAATTTATTAGATGAACTATTAATTAGTAATGGATTAATTGTAATGGTAGGGTACTTTATATTCCAAGGTATATACTTTTTAATTATAAGAAGAATATATATAAACAAAATAAATGAGTTAACATGCACAATGTAG
- a CDS encoding sensor histidine kinase, protein MRFTDYIIDRLLYILFYFISIILVIIIMSLDSINNNKVLNIGTILYSIIISIAMLLIFFSIDYLRKKEVYIVINRGLEGGEFNYIFNLPDRANREHKVFKELLTKNHMYYENTLDKYRKRYKESLNLKSRWIHQLKTPISVIKLLLEKEKEKIIDENTRRSYESIEEELEKLSHGLEMELYSLRINDFEMDFKVEKIDLVDIVREVVNENKNAFIVNSIYPNLKSEGDIYVKSDKKWLKFIISQIISNSIKYTKVRDVEKKYIHVSLSKEEERTVLSIEDNGVGIPKKDLARVFNAFFTGDNGRKYYESTGMGLYLVKEICNKLGHGVELRSEEDVGTIVKIIFYDTRSIYDKIVS, encoded by the coding sequence ATGAGATTTACTGATTATATAATTGATAGGCTCTTATATATATTGTTCTATTTTATAAGTATTATTTTAGTAATAATTATTATGAGCCTAGATTCTATAAATAATAACAAGGTTCTTAATATAGGAACTATATTATATTCTATAATAATCTCCATTGCTATGCTCTTAATTTTTTTCTCAATAGATTATTTAAGGAAAAAAGAAGTGTATATAGTAATAAACAGAGGGCTTGAGGGGGGCGAATTTAACTATATATTCAATCTACCTGATAGAGCTAATAGGGAACATAAAGTATTTAAAGAGCTGCTTACTAAAAATCACATGTATTATGAAAATACCTTGGATAAATATAGGAAAAGATATAAGGAGAGCCTTAATCTAAAGAGCAGGTGGATCCATCAGCTAAAGACCCCAATATCCGTAATTAAGCTTCTTTTAGAAAAAGAAAAGGAAAAGATTATAGATGAAAACACAAGGAGGAGCTATGAAAGCATAGAAGAAGAGCTTGAAAAGCTGTCCCATGGTCTTGAAATGGAGTTATATTCTTTAAGAATAAACGATTTTGAAATGGACTTTAAGGTGGAAAAGATTGATCTAGTTGATATTGTGAGAGAGGTTGTCAATGAAAATAAAAATGCTTTTATAGTTAATTCAATTTATCCAAATTTGAAATCAGAAGGGGATATATATGTTAAAAGCGATAAAAAATGGCTAAAGTTCATAATTAGTCAAATAATATCCAATTCCATAAAGTATACCAAAGTGAGGGATGTAGAAAAAAAATATATACATGTTAGTCTTTCTAAAGAAGAGGAAAGGACTGTTCTTTCCATAGAGGACAACGGAGTAGGTATACCCAAAAAGGACTTGGCCAGGGTGTTCAATGCCTTTTTCACAGGAGATAATGGAAGGAAATATTATGAATCAACGGGAATGGGACTTTATTTAGTAAAAGAAATATGCAACAAACTGGGTCATGGAGTGGAATTAAGATCAGAGGAAGATGTGGGAACCATAGTGAAAATTATATTTTATGACACAAGAAGTATATATGACAAAATTGTAAGCTAG
- a CDS encoding ABC transporter substrate-binding protein, which translates to MKKKSIAIFMIMILVFGLTGCKEESTVEYNLSEKDWDTILEEARGTTVTIYGYGGDQKTNNWIDTYVASELKERYDITLNRVGMNIDDILNNLLNEKQANVESGNMDVVWINGENFFTAKQNDLLFGPFTDKLPNFHKYVDTESVEVNYDFGYPVEGYEAPFGKAQFVMIYNSAKVDKVPRNHKELMEFCKNNPGKFTYPAPPDFTGSAFVRNIIYDIVGYEQFMDMEADEEVIKEAIQPAIDYFVELKPYLWKEGKTYPAEAGLLDNMYADNEVYMTMSYNPNKASGKIGTGEFPESTRTFLFDKGTIGNTHFLAIPYNAPNKSGALVAIDFILSVEAQVSKYVPETWGDLPVLDNNKLSEEEKAMFDNVKLGIATLPQDELLEKRLPEVPADLVPIIEKIWMESVPGESE; encoded by the coding sequence ATGAAAAAAAAATCCATTGCAATTTTTATGATTATGATACTCGTATTTGGATTAACTGGTTGTAAAGAGGAAAGTACTGTAGAATACAATCTTTCTGAAAAGGATTGGGATACTATATTGGAAGAAGCAAGAGGAACTACTGTAACCATATATGGCTATGGTGGAGATCAGAAGACTAACAATTGGATTGATACATATGTGGCTAGTGAGCTTAAGGAAAGATATGACATAACTTTAAATAGGGTAGGAATGAATATAGATGATATTTTGAACAATTTATTAAATGAGAAGCAGGCTAATGTGGAAAGCGGAAATATGGATGTTGTTTGGATAAATGGTGAAAATTTCTTTACTGCTAAACAAAACGACTTATTGTTTGGGCCTTTTACTGACAAGCTTCCAAACTTTCATAAATATGTCGATACAGAATCTGTTGAAGTTAATTATGATTTTGGATATCCTGTAGAAGGATATGAAGCTCCTTTTGGCAAAGCTCAATTTGTAATGATATATAATAGTGCAAAAGTGGATAAGGTACCTAGAAATCATAAGGAATTAATGGAATTTTGCAAGAATAATCCAGGGAAATTTACGTATCCAGCACCTCCAGACTTTACTGGTAGTGCTTTTGTAAGAAATATAATATATGATATTGTAGGATATGAGCAGTTTATGGATATGGAAGCAGATGAGGAAGTAATAAAAGAGGCCATTCAACCAGCTATAGATTATTTTGTTGAATTAAAGCCTTATTTATGGAAGGAAGGGAAGACCTACCCTGCAGAAGCTGGATTGCTTGATAATATGTATGCAGATAATGAAGTTTATATGACTATGTCATATAATCCAAATAAAGCTTCTGGGAAAATTGGAACAGGTGAGTTTCCAGAAAGTACAAGAACATTTTTATTTGATAAGGGAACCATAGGAAATACTCATTTTTTAGCAATACCATATAATGCACCAAATAAATCTGGAGCCCTAGTAGCCATAGATTTTATATTAAGTGTTGAAGCTCAAGTTTCAAAATATGTGCCGGAAACATGGGGAGACTTACCTGTACTTGACAATAATAAATTAAGCGAAGAAGAAAAGGCAATGTTTGATAATGTGAAACTTGGAATAGCAACTCTTCCACAGGATGAGCTTCTAGAAAAGAGGTTACCTGAAGTTCCTGCAGATTTAGTACCTATAATAGAAAAAATATGGATGGAATCTGTACCTGGAGAGAGTGAATGA